The following is a genomic window from Chitinophaga caseinilytica.
GTCGAAGCGTTTCCGGATGAAGGGAACCGCATTGAATGCCTTGATGATCTTGATGCCGGAAAGTGCCTCGTCCAGATAACTGATCATCATACCGTAAGAGGAATGTGATTCGGCGGCCTGGGCTTTCAGGCGCTTCACGATTTTGGAAATGAGCCAGCCGGCGATCGGGATCACCAGCATCGACATCAACGTCAGTTTAACCGAGATCATGAACAGTACAACGAGATAGGCAATGAGTTGCAAGGGTTCCTTGAAGACCACCTGGAGGGTGCTGGTCACGGAAAATTGTACCACCTGCACATCCGATGCCACTTTGGAAATGATGTCGCCTTTCCTTTCATTGTTGAAATAGGCGATGTCGAGACCCATAACGTTGTTAAAAACGGTTTTGCGCAGGTTGAGGAGGGTGTGGATGCGGAGGTTTTCCATCGTCCGTTCACCCATGTATTTGAAAATATTGCTGATGATGACCGATGCAACGATGACGATACAAACGAACATCAATGTTGTGAATGTACCATATTGTGCATGCAGCTGGTTCGTATGGTAATCCATGTAATCGGTGATCTTGAAAATGCTGGGCGGTTCAGCAGGGGCAGCAGCAACGGCAGTAGCAGCTTCGGTCGGAGAAGGGCTGTTTGCCTCTTTTTTCAGGAAGAGCGTGGAAAGCAGGGGCGCTACCAATGCCAGGTTCAACGTCCCGAAGATAACTCCCACAATGGTGAAGAGAATATATGGGATAGCGTACTTCTCAATCGGTTTGGCAAACGACAATAGCCGGAAATATGTCTTCATGTACTTTTGCTACTATAATAATAAAACGTGCAAAGCTACTCATTATTTGGCAATTAGGCCGCCCGGATCTCGGGTCAGAGCACCAGCTCGCGGTGCAGGCGTTCCAGCGTTCCTTCCGGCTCCGTGCAGAGGCCGGGGTGTACCCGGGAGGTTTGCAGGATGGTGCTTCGTTGGGCGGTGAGCCATCTGAACCGGCTGGCGGGGTCGAGCTGGCCAATGGGGCCTTCGCCCCGGCAGGTTCTTTCGAACCCTTCGGCAAACGCTTTCAGTTCGTCGAAATCGAGCTCCGGGCTGAGGGCCTTCAACCTTTCCTCGTTAAGGGTAATGATGCAGCCCAGGAACCGTTTTGGCCGGCAATAGAGGATAACGCCCACGTTCATGAACTCTTCCCGTTCCACTTTCGGTACCACGCGCACCACGGCATATTCATATAAGGGCAGTTCTGGCATGCAGCGCGGCGTTTAAAAAGTTATCGGAATGTGCCAACCGGTTTTGCAGGAAGCGGAAATACACTTCGCGCACCGCCTCGGGCGATTCTCCATGGGTAGTCAGCCAGCTGTCGGGCAGCAGACGGGTAATAGCCCGGAGACGGTCTTCCGTCAGCAGGGGCCGCAGTAAGGCATCCGCCTCCTTCAGCTGCGAAGCGTAAGGCAGCAGTACGTGATCTTTCACCTGTACGAACGGTTTGAGGGATTGTTCTTCCCAATTGTCCCACGAATGATGGAAATAGAGGGACGCGCCATGGTCGATGAGCCACAGCTCGCGGTTCCACCAAAGCATATTGGTGTTCCGCGCGGTGCGGTCCACGTTCGTGAGCAGGCAATCCATCCAGACGATCTTCGACGCCAGCATCGCGTCCACTTCGGCGGCATTGGGGTCGAATGTGACGGAGCCCGAGAGGTAATGCAGCCCGAGATTCAGGCCAACGCTGGCTTTCAGCAGGTCCTGTATTTCTTCGTCCCCTTCGGTACGGCCGAAAGCCTCGTCGAGATGGGCGAAAACGAGCTCGGGCACCCGCAGGCCCAGGGCCCTCGCTATTTCCCCGCCGATCAACTCGGCGATGAGCGATTTCACCCCTTGCCCGGCGCCCCGGAATTTCAGGACGTACAGGAACCCGTCGTCCGCTTCCGCGATGGCCGGCAGGGAGCCGCCTTCGCGCAGTGGCGTCACGTAACGGGTCACGTTAACGGTCCGCAGATCTATTGCATGAGTCATGATCATATCCTCCCACATGTAAACTGCGGAAAATTAACACTTTTAGGCGAATACTTACGGGAAATCCTAGTCGATGATCCGCTGGCTGCAACCGTCGATTACCAGGGCTTCGGTATCGCCCAGCGGAAGGGTGCTGTATCCTGCGGCCTGGAGCTGCATATTGGCCATGTGGGCGCCTTCGATGAAGTCGGCATTGTCGATATGGGGAATGATGATGATCTGGGTGAGGTTCAGGCCTTCGAGCACGAGCTCCGGCGCGTCTTCGGCATTGTCCATCAGCTCGAAATGCTCGATGGTAGGCCCGGCAACGATGGCGCCGGCGCTCCATCCGCAGAAAACCTTGCCGTCGCGCACCAGCCGGCGGATGATATGGTCGGCCCCGCTGGCTTTCAGGATCCAGCGTAAATAATAGGTATTGCCGCCACCCATCCAGATAACGTCTTTGGACGCCAGCCGGCGCGCCAGTTGGTCCGGGCGGCGTTGCCAGACGCGGAGATCGATGGGCTCCACCTGGTAGCCCCGGCGTTTGAAAGCGTTGCGGATGGAGCGCACCCAGGGCTCCGAATCCGGGATCACGTCGGCCGCGTTCTCGATGAATGCGATCCGGATGTCGGCGGTTTCCTTGCCCACCAGCTGGTTGAGCGCCATGTATTGCCGCTCGTTGATGGACAGGGAATAAAGCAATAGTTTGGGCAGTTCGGGCATGCTGTAAAACTACCGCCATTCCAGCTGTAAAACGGGTTGTATTATCGACAAATTAGCGGGGGATTTACGACATATTAAATCGCTACATTTGTTCCGATGATCTACCGTCAACTTCCGCCGCCGCCGGGCCTCCGCCAGTTCGTCAGTTATTGCTGGACGCTGGAAAGCCATGCCGGTGAGGAAGCGCAGGCTTTCCGCACCCTGGCCGACGCCAGTCCGGGCCTGATTTTCCAGCATCCGGAAAAAGGCGTGCTCTACCAGGAAAACAAACTGTTGCCGGCGGTATTCCTCTACGGCCAATCCACCCGCCACGCCGCGCTCCGCCTGGAAGGGGTTTTCGGGATCAGCGGGATGGTGCTGCGGCCCGGGGCGCTCCGTTCGGTGTTCGGTTTGAATGCCGGTGAACTGACGGACGGATGCATCGATGCCCGCGAGCTGCAACCCGCGCTGGCGGGCTGGCTGGAAGATGCCCCCGGGGAGGCGCAGCTGCAGGGGCTTTCGGCGTTCGTGGCCGGACAGCTCGAGCGAAACCGCCGGCAGGAAGACGCCGTGATCGAAGCGGCGTTGCAGCGGATCCAGGGCGCACAGGGCACTTTATCCATGAAAGACCTTCGCGATGAACTGCGCATGACGGAACGGAGTTTCG
Proteins encoded in this region:
- a CDS encoding DUF3037 domain-containing protein, whose translation is MPELPLYEYAVVRVVPKVEREEFMNVGVILYCRPKRFLGCIITLNEERLKALSPELDFDELKAFAEGFERTCRGEGPIGQLDPASRFRWLTAQRSTILQTSRVHPGLCTEPEGTLERLHRELVL
- a CDS encoding Type 1 glutamine amidotransferase-like domain-containing protein; its protein translation is MPELPKLLLYSLSINERQYMALNQLVGKETADIRIAFIENAADVIPDSEPWVRSIRNAFKRRGYQVEPIDLRVWQRRPDQLARRLASKDVIWMGGGNTYYLRWILKASGADHIIRRLVRDGKVFCGWSAGAIVAGPTIEHFELMDNAEDAPELVLEGLNLTQIIIIPHIDNADFIEGAHMANMQLQAAGYSTLPLGDTEALVIDGCSQRIID
- a CDS encoding HipA family kinase → MTHAIDLRTVNVTRYVTPLREGGSLPAIAEADDGFLYVLKFRGAGQGVKSLIAELIGGEIARALGLRVPELVFAHLDEAFGRTEGDEEIQDLLKASVGLNLGLHYLSGSVTFDPNAAEVDAMLASKIVWMDCLLTNVDRTARNTNMLWWNRELWLIDHGASLYFHHSWDNWEEQSLKPFVQVKDHVLLPYASQLKEADALLRPLLTEDRLRAITRLLPDSWLTTHGESPEAVREVYFRFLQNRLAHSDNFLNAALHARTALI
- a CDS encoding helix-turn-helix transcriptional regulator encodes the protein MIYRQLPPPPGLRQFVSYCWTLESHAGEEAQAFRTLADASPGLIFQHPEKGVLYQENKLLPAVFLYGQSTRHAALRLEGVFGISGMVLRPGALRSVFGLNAGELTDGCIDARELQPALAGWLEDAPGEAQLQGLSAFVAGQLERNRRQEDAVIEAALQRIQGAQGTLSMKDLRDELRMTERSFERRFKQYTGISPKLFTRISQFQASLQQMREGQFGKLSDLAYGNDYADQSHFIRAFQEFAGCSPLRFQEAGPVIDNLSAHFPR